AAAAATTTTTGATTTTATTGACATTTTTGTAAAGCTCTGTTATGATTTACAAGTATGCCGCACGGAGAGGTAAAAGTGTTGTCTTTTGAGCGACCACCGAATCCGGCGAGTAATGATAATAGGAGGTGTGCCATATGTACGCAATTATTGCAACAGGTGGTAAACAGTACAAAGTAGCCGAAGGCGATATCATTAACGTAGAAAAGCTTGGTGTTGAAGCTGGTGAAACTGTTACATTTGACAATGTACTTGCAGTAAACAACGAAAGACTCAAAGTTGGATCTGAAGTAGCCGATGCCAACGTAACTGCTTCCGTCGTAAAGAACGGAAAAGCAAAAAAAGTTGTGGTTTACAAGTACAAGAGAAAAACCGGTTACCACAAGAAGAACGGTCACAGACAGCAGTATACACAAGTTAAGATTGATAAAATCAACGCTTAACAGGTGCATGTATGACGAAAGTAACGTTTTATCAGAATTCAGATTTAGAATATGTTGGTTTTACGGTAGAGGGTCACGCAGGTTTTGCAGATAAAGGCGAGGATATTATATGTTCTGCCATCAGCGCACTGGTGACGAATGCCATTAACTCGATAGAAGCTTTTACAGAAGATGATTTTACCGTGGATGCGGACGAGGATTCGGCATGTATCAGATTTTCCATGGAGGGCAGTCATTCGAAAGAGGCCGATTTATTAATAAGATCCCTGATTCTTGGACTTCAGGGAATTGAAGATGATGAAACAAACCGTAATTTTATTGATATCATTTTCGAGGAGGTGTAAAACCATGTTACAGATGAACCTTCAATTTTTCGCTCATAAAAAGGGAGTCGGTTCTACCAGAAATGGCAGAGATTCCGAATCTAAGAGACTGGGCGCAAAAAGAGCTGACGGACAGTTTGTAAAAGCTGGAAATATTCTTTACAGACAGCGCGGAACCAAGATCCATCCAGGTGAAAACGTTGGACGCGGTAAAGACGATACTCTGTTTGCAACTGCAGACGGTGTTGTAAGATTCCAGAGAAAAGGAAGAGACAAAAAACAGGTTTCTGTTCTTCCGGTAGCTGAATAAATAAGCATATGGCGGCTTCAAATCCTCAGGATTTGGGGCCGTTGTTTGGTTGCCGCCGGAAAAGTTTTCATTTAAATATTTGTATTTGTGAATCTTTTCTAGTATAATTAGGTAGATTGGATAGACTATTGTTAAGTATATCTTTTTATGTATAGAGTTTTTTGCGGGCAACTGTGAGGAGCGAAGAAAAACAGGAGGATTTTTATGTTTGCAGACAGAGCCAGGATTATCATCCGGTCCGGCAAGGGAGGAGATGGGCATGTGAGTTTCCGCAGGGAATTATATGTGCCTAATGGCGGTCCGGATGGAGGAGATGGCGGTAAAGGCGGCGATGTCATCTTTGAAGTAGATAAAGGGCTGAATACCCTTGTTGACTTTAGATATAAGAGGAAGTTCCACGCCCAGGATGGCGAGGAGGGTGGAAAAAAAAGATGTCACGGGAAGAATGGCCGGGATATTGTATTAAAAGTGCCGGAAGGTACCGTAATTATGGAGGCTGGAAGCCGTAAAGTAATTGCAGATATGTCAGAGGGGAACAGCCGCCAGGTTGTCTTAAGGGGCGGTCAGGGAGGCAATGGAAATATGCATTATGCCACAGCGACCATGCAGGTTCCCAAGTATGCGCAGCCTGGAAAACCGTCCCAGGAACTGGAGATTGTGTTGGAACTGAAGGTGATAGCAGACGTGGGTCTGGTTGGATTCCCAAATGTAGGGAAGTCGACGTTACTTTCCAGAGTGACAAATGCGGATCCGAAAATTGCCAATTATCATTTTACCACCATTCACCCAAATCTCGGGGTGGTGGATCTGGAAGGCTGTAAGGGATTCGTAATTGCGGATATTCCCGGCCTGATTGAAGGTGCATCGGAAGGTGTTGGCCTGGGACATGAGTTTTTAAGGCATATAGAAAGAACCAGAGTATTGATTCATCTTGTAGATGCCGCAGGGACAGAGGGCAGAGATCCGGTGGAAGATATCTATAAGATTAACAAAGAACTGGAAAGCTATAATGCGGAAATTGCCGCACGTCCGCAGGTGATTGCAGCCAATAAGATCGATGCAATTTATGTGGAAGAGGGTGAACCCGACCCGATAGAAAAGCTGAAAAATGAATTTGAATCCCAGGGAATTCGGGTATTTCCTGTATCCGCTGTCTCCGGAAAGGGAGTAAAGGAGCTTTTATATTATGTGCAGGAGCTTCTCGATACGCTTCCACAGGAAAAGATGGTTTTTGAGCAGGAATTCTTCCCGGAGGATGAATTAATGATTGAGGAGCTTCCATTTACGGTTACACAGGATGAGGAGAACGAGCATCTTTTTATCGTGGAAGGCCCAAGAATTGAAAAGATGCTGGGTTACACAAATCTGGATTCTGAAAAGGGCTTTGTGTTTTTCCAGAAATTTCTGAAGGATAGTGGTATTCTGGAGGAACTGGAATCCGCCGGAATTCTTGAAGGAGATACTGTACAG
The window above is part of the Novisyntrophococcus fermenticellae genome. Proteins encoded here:
- the rplU gene encoding 50S ribosomal protein L21; protein product: MYAIIATGGKQYKVAEGDIINVEKLGVEAGETVTFDNVLAVNNERLKVGSEVADANVTASVVKNGKAKKVVVYKYKRKTGYHKKNGHRQQYTQVKIDKINA
- a CDS encoding ribosomal-processing cysteine protease Prp; amino-acid sequence: MTKVTFYQNSDLEYVGFTVEGHAGFADKGEDIICSAISALVTNAINSIEAFTEDDFTVDADEDSACIRFSMEGSHSKEADLLIRSLILGLQGIEDDETNRNFIDIIFEEV
- the rpmA gene encoding 50S ribosomal protein L27, which encodes MLQMNLQFFAHKKGVGSTRNGRDSESKRLGAKRADGQFVKAGNILYRQRGTKIHPGENVGRGKDDTLFATADGVVRFQRKGRDKKQVSVLPVAE
- the obgE gene encoding GTPase ObgE codes for the protein MFADRARIIIRSGKGGDGHVSFRRELYVPNGGPDGGDGGKGGDVIFEVDKGLNTLVDFRYKRKFHAQDGEEGGKKRCHGKNGRDIVLKVPEGTVIMEAGSRKVIADMSEGNSRQVVLRGGQGGNGNMHYATATMQVPKYAQPGKPSQELEIVLELKVIADVGLVGFPNVGKSTLLSRVTNADPKIANYHFTTIHPNLGVVDLEGCKGFVIADIPGLIEGASEGVGLGHEFLRHIERTRVLIHLVDAAGTEGRDPVEDIYKINKELESYNAEIAARPQVIAANKIDAIYVEEGEPDPIEKLKNEFESQGIRVFPVSAVSGKGVKELLYYVQELLDTLPQEKMVFEQEFFPEDELMIEELPFTVTQDEENEHLFIVEGPRIEKMLGYTNLDSEKGFVFFQKFLKDSGILEELESAGILEGDTVQMYGLQFDYYK